A segment of the Allosaccharopolyspora coralli genome:
GTGCGCTGCTACGGGATCCGGGAGCCGTCCGTGAGCATCGCGTCGGTTCCCGGCGACGCCGCCGGCTGCGGCTGCTCCGGGGCAGGCGCGGCGAGCTCGACGAACTTCTCGCCGAGCAGGCTGGACTGGCGCAGTTTCGCCGACGCCGTCTCCGGCATCCGAACGTTGCCGTTGACGAGCATCGTCACCAACGCCGTCGAGTTGTCGTCGCTGAGACCGACCCGTTCGATGCGTCCGACCGGCACGTCGTTGACCTTCACCGCCGCTTGCGGCACCAGGTCCAGCACGTCCGCGAACTCGGCCTGGACCCGGTACGGATCGTCGCCGAGGTCGGCGCCGCCCGGAAGCGGGGCGTTGTAGAGCCCCGAGAAACCGCCGATCCCACACCCGGCGACCAAGGACGACGCCACCAGGCACGCCACCGTCACCCGTGCCGTGCGCGCCCACGACCGGCCCGTCGAGACCGCGGCGCTCATCGTGGGCCATCCTCGGCCGGTGCCCCGTCGAGCGAGCCGAGGTTCTCCAACACCGGCAGCGGCAGCGGGGGCAACTCCCCCTGCTGCAGACTCGACACTGTCTCGTTCACCGACGGCAGCGGTACCGCGCCACTGAGCACGGGTTCGAGCTCCTCACAGGTCTCGGTGAGTTCGGGCGGGATCGGTCGGGGCGTGCTCGCCTGGATGAGCTTGCACACCATGAGTACGGGAGGTGCGGACAGTTCGTTGAACTCGCCGCGCACCGCCACCGCACCGGACGCGGCGTCGTAGGCGTTGGTGAAGTTCGCCGCTGCGGTGGGCGCGATGTCGATGACCTCGCCGAGTGCTTGCCGCTGGTCCACCAACGCCTGCGTCACCCCGGTCAGGTTCTCCACATTCGACGACAACTGCTGCCGGTTGTCCCGGACGAACCGCTCGACGTCACCGAGTGCGAGGGCCAGCGATTCCAGTGATGCCCCGATCTGATCTTTCTGCCCCGCCAGGGTCGTCGTCACGTCCGCCGTCCGGCCGTAGAAGTCGCGGATCTGGGCATCGCTCTGCGCGAGCGTGGCCGTGAACGTGTTGAGGTTCTCGACGGTGGCAAACAGGTCACCCTCCGAACGAGCCAGGGTCGAGGACAGCTCCCCCAACCGCTGCACGGTCGTGTTGAGGTTCTCCCCGTTGCCTTCCAAATTGGCCGCGCCCGTGTCGAGCAGCGCGGACAACGCGCCCTGGTCGTTCGCTCCTTGCGGTCCGAGTGCCTCGGTCAGCGCGTTCGCACTGCGGTAGAGATCGTCCAGTTCCGCAGGCGTGACCGTGTGTTCCTTCGAGATGACCGCGCCCGACGCCATCACGGGTCCGTCGGCGTAGGCAGGCGTGAGCTGCACGTAGCGGTCGCTGACCAGGCTCGGCGCGACCACGACCGCTTTGGCCTCCGCCGGTATGTCAACGCCCTCGTCGACCCGCAGATCCAGCTGCACGACCTCGCCCTTCGGCGCGACCGACTCGATCGTGCCGACCTGAATGCCCAGCACCCGCACGGCCGAGCCCTGGTACAGGCCGACCGCTTTGTCCACATAGGCCGTCACGCGGGTGCCGGTCATCTGACCGACCCACCACAGACCGGCGCTGACGAGCAGCGCCAGAACGCAGCCGACGACGAGCCACCGGGTGGCTGGCACCCGCACCGTGCGCTTCATGATCCGCTCCCGGGTAGCTGCTGTAGGTCGCATCCCTTCGGGTTGACCTGGAGTGGCCCGGACTGCGAACTCGGCGGCAGCAGTCCGCAGAGATAGCCATCGAACCACCGGCCGTTGCCGACGGTGTTGTTGAAGCCCCGCACGTACGGCGCGAGCGCCTCGACGGTGCGACTGAGGTTGTCCTGATTGCGTTGCAGCATCTCGGTCACCCGGTTGAGCTTGTCCAGCGCGGGCCGAATCTGTTCCTGGTTGTCGGCGACCATGCCCCGCAGTTCGTCGGAGAGCTTCTCGGTGCCGACGAGCAGACCTGTGATCGCTTCCTTGCGGGCCTGTACCTCGC
Coding sequences within it:
- a CDS encoding MlaD family protein; the protein is MSAAVSTGRSWARTARVTVACLVASSLVAGCGIGGFSGLYNAPLPGGADLGDDPYRVQAEFADVLDLVPQAAVKVNDVPVGRIERVGLSDDNSTALVTMLVNGNVRMPETASAKLRQSSLLGEKFVELAAPAPEQPQPAASPGTDAMLTDGSRIP
- a CDS encoding MCE family protein, which encodes MKRTVRVPATRWLVVGCVLALLVSAGLWWVGQMTGTRVTAYVDKAVGLYQGSAVRVLGIQVGTIESVAPKGEVVQLDLRVDEGVDIPAEAKAVVVAPSLVSDRYVQLTPAYADGPVMASGAVISKEHTVTPAELDDLYRSANALTEALGPQGANDQGALSALLDTGAANLEGNGENLNTTVQRLGELSSTLARSEGDLFATVENLNTFTATLAQSDAQIRDFYGRTADVTTTLAGQKDQIGASLESLALALGDVERFVRDNRQQLSSNVENLTGVTQALVDQRQALGEVIDIAPTAAANFTNAYDAASGAVAVRGEFNELSAPPVLMVCKLIQASTPRPIPPELTETCEELEPVLSGAVPLPSVNETVSSLQQGELPPLPLPVLENLGSLDGAPAEDGPR